The Corvus cornix cornix isolate S_Up_H32 chromosome 26, ASM73873v5, whole genome shotgun sequence nucleotide sequence CTGGTGTTCAAACCTGTGGAAATAATGACTCTCTTAAAAAATTACAGGCTTAAACAAAGGATAATGTACCTCAaggatgctgcaggagggaaaaagagatggACAATGGTGGGAGTTACTTCcacaattttatttatatccCCACTCCCCGGTAGCGGAGTTCTGTAGCTCTATTCCTTGTGCAAGGAGTTCTCCTTCAGGTTTCCCACACCATGCAGGAAGGAATTGCATTTGttccatcatcatcatcataaaaTCTGTCCACAAAAGCtgtaaacattatttttaagagtCTTTTGTGACTGTCTCCTTCAAACACGCACACGCAGACACGCACACGCAGTATTTGTATCCAAGAATTTCTGGGTGACCTTTGATGTCCAGTCCCTGACTCAATCTcacacttcttttctttttttttcctgctttttttaagcaaaaatcCCTTGATGTGAACGTTTTTTGTGGCTGATAGCTGACAGAGTCATCGCATTCCCGTACTTCCAGCCCCAGTGGAGCCTCTTTCCTAGAAAATCCGTGGAAAATTCCCCTGTTATAACCCCACAGGGATGAAAGCTTGGCGAGGTGCAGCTCTTGGTCTGAGTGTCTGAATATGTGCACAGAGAATCCTGACCAAGGGCACTGGGAATGttggaggagcaggagcagaaagggAAGCTCCATCCGTTCGTTCCTGCCCCAAAGCCCCTCCTCCCGCTCGGCTGCGGGGCAAGCAGGTCCTGGTTTATCATTAAGACTCTTCCCAAGTAATGCTTGCTTTGGCTCACAAATAAATCAAGGACAGCAGTCaaaccagaaaggaaaataaatcttctgATGGATGGCAGAGAGAACAGATTcttccagctctctgctttcCACGCTTCAGTTCAGTGACAGCACACGGAGAGTTCTCAGCACTTCCCGAGTTATCCGTGCTCGTTCCATGCCACgtccagcagctggagggtcCTACACAGCCAACCCCAGGCGGGATTTTCAGGGCTATCGGTCACTAGGAAATCCAGGCCGTTTCACAGAAATTCTCATTTCCCTTCTGACAGGTTCTGAAGGATTTTGATGAGGTTCTCCAGGCCAAAAATGTAGCCCTGGTCCGGCCCGTCGTGCAGGGTGGGGTTGGCATTGCTCTTGGAGCCTTTGAAGGTGGTGTGGGCAAAGTCTATCATCCTCACATCCACCCGGGAGGGGTTCGTGCCGTGAGTTTTTGGGAAGGGGAGGTGATGATCCGCGCTCTCCTTGTGCTCCTGTCCGTCGTAAATGAtgaggagggagctggagtAGAACCTGTAGGAGCTTTGCTTCCTGATCACCGAGAGCAGGGCCTTGAGGCGCAGGATGATGGGCTCCAGCAGGTCCGTGCGCAGCTGGTTCCCGTTGCACAGGAACTGCCGCAGGGTCTGCCGGAATCCCTCCGGGGAGAGCTTCCTCCCGTAGTATTTGTCTTTGCACAGGAAATGGCCAGTGTCTGCTTGGTAAACctggaagggagagaggaataATCCATAAAATACCTGAGTTGCAAGGGATTCACTATGGCCACTGAAGTCCAACTCTGCTCATAGGAAGATGCCAGAGATCAGAAAGGGACGTGGGTTTGgactttttatattttgctttctgtgtgcCTACGCTCGTTACTCTCATAATTATCCTTCAGGCAGGGTTTTGAAACCTGTTTGGGAATAGTGAGTGAGGGAAATGGCTGGTTTGGGTTTCCAGGAGGGAGGGTGGGGATTTCCAGCAGGAGAAATTTAGCCCAAAATGAACCCCTGGCTCTCACAGCTCCAAGATGGGGCAGCTCAGTGAAAGCACGAGTGGGGCAATGTGGTGCTTTTTGGGGTCTTTATGGGCAGCAGCCAAGAGCTGAGCAGGAATCTGTGTGTCAAAGCAGCTTCTCAGATGGGGTAAATGGTTCCAGCTGCTCACACTGGTGGCAGTGACACAGAGAAAGGGTCACCCTAAATGTGCCATATCTGACACCCTCTCTGAGAGGACACAGAGCCAAGTGACCACTCCTCACAACCCATGTTTGGGGAGAAGAGAGAATAAAACCACTTCAGTTCACACCAGCCAAGAACCCCTGGAGACTCCAGCTTGGTTCCAAGCCGTGTGTGGGACACACACCGAGGGGATGGAGGCTTTACCTGCATCCCGCAGATGCGCACGCCCAGCGATGCCGAGGTGCTCTGCTCACATTTCTTGATGTGCCGGGCTTTCTTCTCCTCCGAGGCGTCATCTCCGTGTTGCCGAGTCCCCATCTTCAGGTCCAGGATGCAGGGATAGCTGTACTTGGACACGACGTTTTCCAGCAGGAGAAACTCTGAGCACGAGTTAAGGGAAACCCGATACTTATAAATTCTAATTGAAAGAGGCCTTAAATCAAAGCAACTGCTGACACTCTCCATAACAGCTCACAACTGTAATGAGACTTTCTGAGCCAATTTCTCCGACGTGTCATTGCTATGGGCCTCTCGCTGCCAATTCCAGTTAATTTACTGTACTACAGCCCTACCAATTAAAGCCCCAACAGCTCCATTCTCCGGTGACACCGTAGCCCTGGGCTGTCACTCCGACACCTTCCCTCGGTACCGAGCTCGCTCCGGTGGGTGGGGGAAGTTGTTAAACTCTATTACTCACATGACTGGTGGGTAATGAAGTgtaatagggaaataaaaggcGAGGCAGCTGCTAATTCCTGTATAGTtgtgtttttaaatgcatgCCAAGGGGATCCTTGACTTCTGCTGAGAACTCTTTATGGGAaatgggtggtttttttcatttttcttttttttttttttttaaacagcagcagaagataACAGAGAATATTTCTTATCTTCCCAGAGTCTGTGCAGAGGAGGGGATGCACCCCCCTGCAATAAACCCTACATTGATTGCCAGCTGTTACTTGTAGCCAGGACTGTgctggaggggagagaggagaaaggataCGCTGAAGTTTGTTCTCGTTATGCTTGGAGGACATGCGGTTCAGGTGCTGCCGGTGACAGTGCAGTCCCCAGGGGTTGTAGCTCTTCCTTTCTGGCTGCTTTCCATTTGCATCTTCCAAAAGGGAATCTGTGTGGTACTGAAGGTCTGTCCTCAAAAGCTTCTTCCCAGGGCAGCTAGACAAAGCACACAAAGGGACGCGTCGGGTTTATGAGCTCCAGAGGAGAATattcccttccctcttttttttttttctgtagagcCTCGAACTTGATAAGGTGGATTTTCAGGGACTCTCAAAAGGAAACATATTGATCATGGCCAACCTGCAGAGATCCTTTGTTACTCCATAACAGTAATTTTCAGAAAGCCAGCTATTGCTGCCTGCCAATACTTTTTTTCATCATAATTCAAAGTGGTTGAATTATAATTTCATGGCTCCCATGAAAAGCCAttcacagccccagcagccagggatcTCTATTTATCCACCTAatgggcacagcacaggcaaATGGTCCAACAATGGGAATGATTCCCAGTTTGGAGGGGCTGGCTccaaggaggggagggagggacagagTGATGAGGAGATCTGTTCTCCTGCGGGGTCATTCCTTGGTCTCGCTCATCCCAACTCCAGCACTCCCATCACTCCAAAGGCAGCGGCTCCATGGCAGGAATATTCCACCTTCAGTCCCAGCtggcccagggctgctctgaacCAGTTTGGGATGAAGGATGTCCTGCAGAAAACCTCAGTGAAAACGGaggtgctgggagcactgggtgCCTTAATGGGAGagctctgggatggggcaggatggggtgggatgggatgggatgggatgggatgggatgggatgggatgggatgggatgggatgggatgggatgggatggaagcCCCTCTGTTGCCAGCAGAGGGACATTCCATGCTCAGTGACTTTTCTCCCGGGGCCTCCCTCTCCTGGAGCATGCTGTGCTCCAAGGAATGGGGTTTAGAGCAGAATTTGAGGCAGATATTTGAGCAACAACATCCCAGATCCACCCCACTCCGTCCCCACACCAGGGAAGAGCAGAACTACACACACAGGGCTTGGCTCTGCTGTTCTGCACCTCAGCTGGGCACTGCTTTTGCCTTGAACCCAGAGCTGGGCCACCAAACCCCTCCCAAACCCCTCCCAAACCCCACCCCAGCCCAGTGGCAGATGCCAGCCAGGAGGTTTGCAGGGAGTGACAGACCCTCACCTGTCTTTGAAGGTCTTGGTGACCTGGCTGTGGCTCCACTTGACGAGCCCGTGCTCACTGCTGGCACTGGCCGTCCACTTGCATTTGTGCCATAGGGTGACCGCGGGGTCACCGCCGGCGCTGTCCAGGCGGCCGCAGCTGTCCGGCTGCCCCAGGCCGGGGCTGGCGATCAGGGTCAGGTTGCCAAGGCTGTCCTTCTTGAGGTGCACGGACACGATGCCTGgacagaggggaaaacaaacGAGCCAGAGATGAACTCATGGGGTAGCACAGAGGCCTGGCCACCACCTCGCCACCACCTCATGTTTTTGGTGGCCTTTTACTGATCCCACTCTGATTTCAAGCCAAATAAACACATTTAGTCTGAGACTCTGGAAAATACTCTCAGGATTTTCAAGTGTTCCCCCTCTCGAGGCTCAGTTTGAAACCTGTCTCCTCTGAACCCCACATTCCTTTGTCCCCCACCCttctgggctctgctgtgccccGGGTGACCCAGAAAAGCCCCCTGCTCCAGATCAGGAGCTCTCAGCTTATTTATCACAAGGGatttaagtgctttttaaagagCACAAGACTGGAAACACTTTTCATTGGCAGGAAGCAAAGGGAGGGTTGGGGACAAGGCATTTTCCAAGGACACCCAGCGTGCCAACTGCTTCCTTTAATTGGAGAGCccaaggagcagggcagggatgtggccatgggctggcagtgctgcccacACATTGTCGTGGTCGTGTCCTTCCCCCAGCACCAAGGACCAGCACCCAGATATCCCACAGAGGGCTGGCTTGTCACACGTCCGGTGTTCGTGTCCGACAGGGACCAGGACTGTGACCggaggttgtttttttccacccCGAGTGCTTAAAACACCATTCTGCATTTGAACATTCCAATTTTCCCTGTCTCTGACAGGAATCACAGGGCTCAAATGCCAGCCAGTCCACCAGCCCAGTGCGAGCCCATCCCTGGCACGGGGCCGGCTGTCTGTGCGTCTCAAATGACAGCGCAGGAATGGCCACGGATCGCTCTGCAGCCGGCTCTGACCTTTCTGGGAAAGGCTGATAACGCCACTCCGCTCCCGCAGCTCCGCAGGGCCGCCTGAGCCTCCCCACGCTCCGGGGGCGTCGGTAGAGCACGGCCCTTTAGGTCCCAAAGAGGACAAGGACCAGGGGCAGGGCAGTGGGACCAGCACgagcagcactggaaagagcccagctggggacacagggagctgggctggatccagctgtgcccaggggctctgctgggcatgtggggagctgggctggatccagctgtgcccagggcacCCTCACCAGGTCCGCTGGGCATGTGGGGAGATGATCTCAGCAGCTCAA carries:
- the IP6K3 gene encoding inositol hexakisphosphate kinase 3 yields the protein MPKCSLIPPSGAAVRSSKERGTGSAPRLGRSPRRTPAPTDFIGESPAWGKTQRGGNTRVGEKRPSVSENWPSTAHPSRCFPPPCAAAEGARAVPGTMVGQSPLGPGEGRAAVLLQPFVHQVGGHMSMLTYDEHTICKPLVSQELSFYESLPLAMRQFTPQYKGIVSVHLKKDSLGNLTLIASPGLGQPDSCGRLDSAGGDPAVTLWHKCKWTASASSEHGLVKWSHSQVTKTFKDSCPGKKLLRTDLQYHTDSLLEDANGKQPERKSYNPWGLHCHRQHLNRMSSKHNENKLQQFLLLENVVSKYSYPCILDLKMGTRQHGDDASEEKKARHIKKCEQSTSASLGVRICGMQVYQADTGHFLCKDKYYGRKLSPEGFRQTLRQFLCNGNQLRTDLLEPIILRLKALLSVIRKQSSYRFYSSSLLIIYDGQEHKESADHHLPFPKTHGTNPSRVDVRMIDFAHTTFKGSKSNANPTLHDGPDQGYIFGLENLIKILQNLSEGK